From the genome of Acidobacteriota bacterium:
GTTGTTGTTTTGTTGTTCGTATGGACGGCTGCGCCTGCTCTGCGATGCCTGATTCCGGGTGAGGTTCTTAGCGCGGAGGAGCACGCCTGCTGCAAATCCATGGGTGGGCAATGCGACGATTCGTCGCAATCAGATCACCCTTGCTGCAAGCGTGCGGCCTCCACTGCGCAACCTGCATTAGCAACGTCGCAGGCACCATCCAGCGCTCCCGTTGTGGTTGCAGCTGCGCTCCCGCCAATCATTGATTCGATCTTCGAGCAAGGATTTGCACGTGTCTGGATCATCGATGCTTCTCCGCCGCCCGATCACAGTCGAACCAGTTCCGTTCTGAGAATCTGATTTCTTCCGTCCAGTTGCGCTCTCGCGTTGTCGTATTCGTGTTTTCACCCAAAGGACGGATCTAAGTGCGAAATAGTTTCCCGATCTATCTTGCTGTTGCTCTGCCTCGCGGTTTCGCCGGATGCAATCATCCGGCGAAACCGCTCCAAGCGAACGAAGTTAGAGTTGCGGATGGTGAGATTGGCTCGCGCCTGCCAGAGTTCTCTGCAAAAGATCTGCAGGGACGCGAAGTCTCGTCTGCCGACCTTCGCGGCAAAGCTGTGCTCATCGACTTCTGGGCAACGTGGTGTGGGCCCTGCAAGAAGGAGATGCCCGGTTATCAGAAACTCGCAGACCGTTATGGCGCGAGAGGTTTTGCGGTAATCGGATTCAAAGCCAACATGATGGCCGACCCCGAAGATCCTCTCAGATTCGCGAAAAAGATGGGCGTTCATTATCCCTTGGTGGTCGCGACCGATGATCTTCTGCAAAACTTTGGCGGCCTCGAAGGACTGCCGACAACGCTGCTCTACGATCGGAAAGGCGTGCTGCGCAAGAAAGTGATCGGTTTCGAATACACCGATGTCTTCGAGTCGGAATTGAAACAGCTTCTGTAAGCTCGAGTTTGTCTGGGCGAGCTGTGGGCACACTCAGTCAAGAGACAAGAACCAAGAGCGGAAGCAGTTCACTTCCACGTAGCTCCCGCAAGTAGCCGAGCCTGTTTGTCTGTTTCATTCTGGAACTGCAAAAATTACGATGCTCTGAACGTGATCAGCCCTGCTGTTGTTTCTTGTTTCCGCGGCTCTTCATCGCCTATTCCGTTTCGGGAATCTACTTCGGCTGGTATTCGGCAGAAACGGCGGCCATGTTATGGCGAGAACAGCCGTAGGCAGTCAGCACTCTCTACTTGCTCTGCGCCAGGAACTTTGCCATGGGATCCCAGTAATGACTCTTCCAGCCGGTTGCCAAGTGGGGCGCGCTGCCTTGCGGAAAGCCGGTATGGTCGAAGACGAGTTCTGTGCCCGCACCCGACTGATGCAGCTCGAATTTGGCGATGGAATAGACGCCGGGCGCCCAGCCGTCGTCGCGCCACGCCTGCACGATGCGCTGATTCGGCACGAGCTCGATATGGCGTCCGGTGATGTGGCCTTTGAACAAGGAAAATGTTCCGCCGGCCTCGCTGCTGATGCTGGCGGTCGCGCCCGGCATACTGAGCTCGCTGATCTTGCTGAACTGTGATGGATCGGTCAGCGCCTTGTACACGCGGTCAGGAGCTGCCTTGAACGCCACTTCTTGATGAATGGCTTCCTCCTGCCTGGAGATCTCGTTGCCTTCGGCGGCGAAGGCCGAGGCGGGCGAGACTAGCGCTGGCAATCCGGAAAGGCCAAGCAGCGAACAGGCGGACGCCATGCGCAGCGAAAATTCCCGGCGACTTGAGAAAGAAGACATCGTGGATTCCTCCGTATGCTGAGCGCTCCGCTTGAACTTCGATCCACTGGGCGCGCTGGTAATATTTAACAAGATTGTTTAATATCTAATTCCTATACGGGAAGCAGATGTATGTTGTCAACCAGGAAAATGAAACGATCTTTGCCCGACGCCAGGCTTGACGCGGTTTTCCACGCTCTGGGCGATCGCACGCGGCGAGCGTTGCTGGCCAGGCTGGCCGATGGTCCGGCGATGGTCACCGAATTGGCAGAGCCATTTCGCATGTCACTGCCGGCCGTCTCGCGGCATATCCGCGTGCTGGAAAAGGCTCGTCTGGTGGCAAGAAATGTCGATGGCCGCGTGCACCGGTGCTCATTGCGGGCGGAGCCGCTCGCCGGCATACAGCAGTGGCTCAACCACTATCGCCACTTCTGGGAGGGGACGCTCGACTCGCTCGTCGCCTACGTCGAACACAGCAAACATGAATAGACAAACGAACGGAGATGCCAGTGCCCGAAGAGACAGCAAGCCGGCGGGAGACTTTGAGGCTGGTAGTGCGCAAAACCATCGCCGCGACGCCGGAGCGGCTGTTCGCGGCCTGGACTAAGCCGGAGCACCTGAAACAATGGTGGGGGCCCCAAGGCGTTATCTGCATCGGCGCGGCTGTGGATTTGCGCGTCGGAGGCAGATACCGAATTGGGAATCGGCTTCCCGACGGCAAAGAAGTTTGGATTACCGGCGAGTACCGCGTTGTGGAGCCGCCAACCAGGCTGGTCTACACCTGGCAAATTGAATCGACGCCGCAGGCTCCGGAGATCGTGACGGTAAGCTTCGAGCGACGCGAGAAGGGCACCGAAGTGATTGTGATCCACGAGCACATCCCCGACGCTTCCACTCGAAGCCAACATGAGCATGGCTGGCAGGGCTGCCTCGCCGGCTTGGCGAAGCACGTTGTGCGCAGTTGAGTGAGTCTCAGTTGCCGTCAACGCGGAACCTGGGAGAAAGGGTTCACCGCCCGTCCGGCTGTCCATTGCAGTCAGAACGTCTCATTGAAAACAACGGGAACGGCTTCCATCGCGGTCCAGTTTTCTTCTACGGGAGCACAGTCACTGTAATTGTATTTGACTTCACCAATTTGTCTTTTTGCGCATCCGAGGCGCGCCGAGATACTTCAATTACGTAGCTGCCAGGCTCGGTCATATCGAACAACCGACTCACGTCTTGCTCCTCCTCAAGTGTTTCTCCTGGCGCTATCGTGCGATTGATCGGCTTGCCGCTTGCTAGCTCCGGATGTTTATGCACCTTTTTCTGTTTCAACTTTCCGTCTTCATCCCGGACCTTGAACGAAAGATTAGGATCAGCCCCTGTCATACCATTGATCGTGCCGCTTTCGTCGAGATCTTGAGCGGAATTATTCGTGAGCTGTATTTTCACCCAAACGCTAGTACCGCGTTTTACAGTCGCAGTTTTAGCAGCGAGGGTGATTGAAAACGGATCTGGCACAGATTGGGCATGAACGGACGTTAAGGCTGTACAGGCAAGGAGAACTAAAAATCGCTTCGTCAGAGTTTGCATCGGTAGTCCCTCCAGGCGGGTGACTCGGCCTTCCCGTTGTGGTTTTGGCGTCAGACTCCCGGGTAAAGGATGCCCCCATCCTTGCGCGCGCCGTTCGCAAGCGTGGGATTCAAGAATGTGCGGAACTCCGCTCTTGATTTTTGTCCTCGGCGAGAAACGGCGCAATAACCACAGCCGAATTAGGTTCCGAACAGAATTGGCGAATGAAAAAATCGAGAACAAGAAAGAACACCAGGGCTGATCACGCGAACATCGAGTCAGGAGGGGCACCCTATTTCTTGAAGTGCCAAACTGAAACAGACAACGCGCTGGGCCACGGGGCTGCTTGCTTATTCCTCTCGCAGAGCTTCCAAGGGATCCAAGTGCGAGGCCTTTTGCGCTGGAAGAAAGCTTGCGGCCATGGCGACAATGGCGAGCAATGCCACAGCCGCGCCGAAGATAGCCGGGTCAGTGTTCTTCACTGCGAATAACATGCTGCGTGCGGTGCGCGACACCCACCACGAGAGCGCCGCTCCGGCCACGAGCCCGATGCCAAGCAGTTCAACCGCTTCCCCCATGACGAGTTTGAGCACGCGCATCCGGTCAGCCCCGAGGGCCATTCTAATGCCGATCTCGTTGCGCCGGCGCACGGCCATGTAGGAGATCAGCCCATAAAGGCCGATCGTCGTAAGTACCGCAGCCAGTACTCCAAAGAACCCGGAGAGCGATGCCATCAGCCGTTCGCGAACGAGCGTATCGCGAATCTGTGTCTTTAATACCGTGAACTGAATCAGGATTGCCGGATTAATCTCCCCCACCGCATGCTCGACCGCCGTCGTAAGCGAATCGAGCGGCAGGTCGGAGCGCATGACAATGGCGCAGCTCGTGTCAGGATGCTTGTCCTGACCGCGCGGGACAAAAGCTATTGGGGTCAATTCCTCGCGCAGCGTGCGGTACTTCGTGTCTTTTACAACGCCTACGACCTGATACACCGATTCCGGTTTGCCCGCGCCTTCGTCCACTTTGAACGTCTGTCCCAGCGGATCTTTGTCTTTAAAGAGTTTTCGTACGAATGTCTCATTCACCACTGCGACCGCTGGAGAGTTAAGCGTGTCAGAGACGCTTACGTCGCGCCCGCGAAGAATCGGAGTGCCCATCGTCTTGAAGAATCCCGGAGTAACCCGATCAAACCAGGAAACTTCCTGCAGCTCTTCTCCCGAAGCGTTGGTGTGGACGGAATCATTCCATCCATTTCCACTTACCGGAACGATGGAGACTCCCGCAGTAGATTCCACTCCGGGAAGAGCCTGTAAACGATCTACAAGTTGCTGCTTAAAGTTGTTCCTTGTCTCAAGGGGAATATTGAGCTGAGTAAAATCAAGATCGGCCACCAGGATTCCCGTCTGCCGAAAACCGGCATCAACGGAGACGAGTTTTTGAAAGCTCCGCACGAACAGAAATGCGCCGACCAGCAACACCATCGACAGCGCCACCTGCGCAACCACCAGCACTCGACGCATTCCGAGTCGATCGCGCCCGCCGATCGCTCCGCGTGCTCCGGCCTTCATTGCCACAATGGGCGGGGTAGCCGTGGCTCGCATAGCCGGCGTCAGTCCGAACAAGAGGCACGTGATCAACGCGACCAATCCGCTGAAGCCAAGCACTCTCCAATCGAGTGTGACATCCAGCTGTACTTGTCCACCGCGCGTGGTGAGGAAAGATAGCAAGACTCGAGTCAGAACTTGCGCGAGCACCACCCCCGCCGCTGCCCCAATTGCGGCTACGAGCAGGCTTTCCATCATCAACTGCTGGAGCAGTCGGGTACGCGACGCGCCCAATGCCAGCCGCACTGCGATTTCCCGTTCGCGTGCATTCGCTCTGGCAAACATCAGGTTCGCCAGATTGGCGCAGGCAATCAGCAACACAGTTCCCGCGATGGCCAGCAGCATCCACAAGGGCTGCTCGTATTCCGTGCGCAGGTTAGAAATCCCAGCACTCGCCGGATAGGCCGCCAACTTCCACGCCAGGAACTGCTTCGCCTCTTTCTCCTTGTACCGATCCGGAAGAGTCGCCTGAAAGATTCCCGGCGATATGGACTCCAACTGTGCGGTTGCTTTAGCCGGCGTCCATCCTGGTTTTAGGCGGCCCACGATGGCCAGCCACCATCCGTCGCGACGATCGAGGACCTTCCACTCGCCATCGATGAGGGCTTCGCTGCAGACGGGTACGGCAACATCAAACGAGTTTCCCACCTCCATGCCATAAAAGCCGGCCGGAGTCACGCCGATGATCTCCGCTGGGTGTCCGTCAAGTGTTAGCTTGCTGCCCACAGCCGACGCGTTGCCGCCATACTCACGTTGCCAAAATGGGAAGCTGATCACCGCTCCCGGCAAGCCGCAGCCCTTCGTATCGTCAACTGCCGAAATCAACCGCCCAGCCGTTGGCAGGATGCCGAGCATGTTAAAGAAGTCGCCGCTTACGTAAATCCCGCGGGCAATGCGTGACCTTCCGCCGGTCGCGAGATTGAAGCTGGTCGAGTTCCATGCGGCGATCCCGGAAAATGCTTGCTGATGATCGCGAATCTGTTCCCAAATCGGGTTCGTGAACGTAGGGAAGCTGCCGCGAAAATTTCCAGACCGCCCGTGGCTGTTGGAGGGCTTCAGGTATACCAGCTCCTCTGCATTGCTTACCGGCAGGCTGCGCAGTCTCACTGCGTTCAGCAGCTGGAAGATCGCGGTGTTCGCTCCAATGCCCAGCGCGAGCGACAAAACCGCGACGGTAGCGAATCCCGAACTGAGCCGCAAGCTCCGCAAGGCATAGCGCAAATCCTGACCGAGATGGGCGACGAAGCCTCCGTGCCACGGCCCGCCTGCAGGAACGGGCTCAAAGCGTGGCTGACGCTGCATTCGCCGTAGCCCTTTGGTCAGCAGATCGCGCTCGTCGAGTTCGGCCAGAACGGTGTCGTATGCCTGTTGCTCCGAAGCTCCTCGGGCCTTCAGCTCTGCGTAGCGATCCTGCAGGTGCTGGCCCAGCTCTTCAACAATCGCCGCTTCGCGCGTGGCTTCGAGCTTCAGCGAGGCCAGGCGTTTTCTGACTTCATCTCTGAATTCAGGCATTCTCCAACCCCGTAATCCGGCTCATAGCTGCGACAAACGATTGCCAGGTATTGCGCTGCGCTCTCAGCACCTTGCGTCCAGAGGCGGTCAATTTGTAGTACCGACGACGCCGCTGGCCCGGTTTTTCCGTCCAGCGTCCCTGAATCCACCCGCGGTCTTCCAGCCGATAAAGGAGGGGATAGAGAGAGGCGACATTAAAGCGCAACGTCCCGCCTGAACGCGTCTCAATGAGCTTGCTGATCTCGTACCCATGCCGCGCCCGGTCCTCCACCAGCGAGAGGATCATCAGTTCTGCGCTGCCCTTTTTCAGTTCACGATCCAGCATTGATGCTGCCATATATGTCTATGCAATATATTGCTGAGGCACTGCCGTGTCAATCGGCTTAGACTGTCCCTGGTCGCCGTACGAAAGCGCGAAGGCGCGGGATTCTTGTAGCCCATGTGCGGCGAGCCATGGGAATGCGTACAGGTTGGATCCCGAGCACGTAGGGGCGGTATTCATGCGGATGCCGGCGATGCGAACGAGATTCACGCGGCTAAGAATTCCGCCCTACGGGCTCGCAATGCTGTGCATCTCGGTATCCATGGCTGGATCGCACATGGACTACGGAAATGACGCGCCTTCGGCGCCGGTTTGGCCACCCAGCCAAAGACGTTTCTTGCAGTAACCGGCACCACGTTGAAATGAGAGAAGAGCTTGTGTTCTGTCAAAACATGAATCGTAGCGAGAACTGCATCGTTCGCGGATCTCCTTGCAGGCTCGTAATCCTACCGAAATTTCCACAGTGATTCGGTGCCGTCGCGGCAACGCCATTGATCGAGCTACAGCTCGATACGTCATGCTGCGGCAGGCCGAAGTAAGGAGTGTTGAGCAGGTTGAATGCCTCCCAGCGGAACTCAAGGCTGCGGCCCTCGCCGAAGTAGCCGAAGGTGCGCCCCAAGCTGAAGTCGACGTTGGTTAGGCCCGGTCCGTACAGAGTATTTCGAGGACATGTGCCCAGGCGCGGCACAGTTCCCGTACCCGTAGGGCTGGCGGCGCTTGGCACCGCGAACGCCGTGACATCGAAGAATGCTGGACCGTTCCCTAAACGGTCCTCAGAGACACCTCCAGAGACCGAGCCCCGCAGGCAATCACCTAATGCGCTGCCAAGCTGACCCCCAACCTGCACCAGGCTGTTGTTGTTGCCTGAGAAAATGGTGAAAGGCCGGCCTGTATGTATGGAGGTGATGCTGCTGGCGTGCCACTCTCTGACGAGGTGCGACAGCGGGCCGCTGCTGGCGAGTTTATGTCCTGGGCCAAATGGAAGTTCGTACA
Proteins encoded in this window:
- a CDS encoding transcriptional regulator → MKRSLPDARLDAVFHALGDRTRRALLARLADGPAMVTELAEPFRMSLPAVSRHIRVLEKARLVARNVDGRVHRCSLRAEPLAGIQQWLNHYRHFWEGTLDSLVAYVEHSKHE
- a CDS encoding PadR family transcriptional regulator, coding for MLDRELKKGSAELMILSLVEDRARHGYEISKLIETRSGGTLRFNVASLYPLLYRLEDRGWIQGRWTEKPGQRRRRYYKLTASGRKVLRAQRNTWQSFVAAMSRITGLENA